From Diceros bicornis minor isolate mBicDic1 chromosome 17, mDicBic1.mat.cur, whole genome shotgun sequence, the proteins below share one genomic window:
- the ETFRF1 gene encoding electron transfer flavoprotein regulatory factor 1: MKMANSLRGEVLNLYKNLLYLGRDYPKGADYFKRRLKSVFLKNKDVKDPEKIKELIGRGEFVMKELEALYFLRKYRAMKQRYYSDNNKTN, from the exons ATGAAAATGGCCAATTCTTTAAGAGGAGAAGTACTGaatctttataaaaat ctgCTGTATCTTGGACGAGACTATCCAAAAGGAGCAGATTATTTTAAAAGACGTCTGAAGAGtgttttccttaaaaacaaaGATGTGAAGGACCCAGAGAAGATCAAAGAACTTATTGGACGGGGAGAATTTGTAATGAAAGAGCTAGAAGCCTTATACTTCCTTAGGAAATACAGAGCTATGAAACAACGCTATTATTCAGATAACAACAAAACTAACTGA